A genomic window from Wolbachia pipientis includes:
- a CDS encoding aspartate aminotransferase family protein — MDHVVSAYNRLDTPIVRGEGAYLFDKDGKKYLDFAAGISTTSLGHCHPYITDKLKEQLSSLWHCSNIFTIPEQERLADRLTTLTFADKVFFCSSGLEATEAAIKFIRRYFYSKGQAKRNHIVTIEGGFHGRSIAAISAGGNEKSREGFAPLLSGFDKVPRNDIKALEKKISDETAAVFLEPIQSEGGVYPLDVEYLQKVRKITKAQGIILCFDEVQCGYGRIGSLFYYRNVGIEPDMLTCAKAMGNGFPLAACLVKDYIAEAITPGTHGSTYGGNPLAMTVGNAVLDIMLKEGFFDHVKRISKYLKEKLLPLAKEFPEMISEVRGEGLLMGIELATPVADKIISRSLDKGLIITRVLNNKVVRITPPLIIEDEHVNAACNMLCDLFFKIKDI, encoded by the coding sequence TAAAAAATATTTAGATTTTGCTGCAGGTATTTCTACAACTTCTTTAGGGCATTGTCATCCATACATTACAGACAAACTGAAAGAGCAATTGAGCTCACTATGGCACTGCTCTAACATTTTCACTATTCCCGAGCAAGAAAGGCTTGCTGACCGTTTAACAACCCTTACTTTTGCAGATAAAGTTTTTTTCTGCTCAAGTGGGCTTGAAGCAACAGAAGCTGCAATTAAGTTTATTCGTCGTTACTTTTATTCAAAAGGGCAAGCAAAACGTAATCATATTGTTACAATTGAAGGAGGGTTTCATGGCCGCAGTATTGCTGCAATTTCTGCTGGAGGCAATGAAAAATCACGCGAAGGTTTTGCTCCGCTTCTTTCTGGTTTTGATAAAGTGCCAAGAAATGACATTAAAGCTTTGGAGAAAAAAATCAGCGATGAAACAGCTGCTGTGTTTTTAGAGCCCATACAAAGCGAAGGCGGAGTATATCCACTAGACGTAGAATATCTTCAAAAAGTAAGGAAAATAACAAAAGCTCAAGGGATAATTTTGTGCTTTGATGAAGTGCAATGCGGATATGGACGCATCGGTTCTTTATTTTATTATCGAAATGTCGGCATTGAACCTGATATGCTAACCTGTGCAAAAGCTATGGGTAACGGTTTTCCTCTAGCTGCATGTTTAGTAAAAGATTACATAGCAGAAGCAATCACTCCAGGAACTCATGGATCAACCTATGGTGGCAATCCACTTGCCATGACTGTTGGTAATGCAGTGCTCGATATAATGCTAAAAGAAGGCTTTTTTGATCATGTTAAGAGAATTAGTAAATATTTAAAAGAGAAGCTGTTGCCTTTAGCTAAAGAATTTCCTGAGATGATTTCAGAAGTTCGTGGAGAAGGGTTACTAATGGGAATAGAACTAGCAACTCCTGTAGCTGATAAAATTATTAGTCGATCTCTTGATAAAGGTTTAATAATAACTAGGGTTTTAAACAACAAAGTAGTAAGGATAACCCCACCACTTATCATTGAGGATGAGCATGTGAACGCAGCGTGTAATATGCTTTGTGATTTGTTTTTTAAGATTAAAGATATATAA
- a CDS encoding HlyC/CorC family transporter: protein MDWLLVLVSSAIFILLILSFLFSGAEIGLTSISRSRVNKLKLDGNKRARIIDCLLNKKELTIGTVLLGNTIINITCSALFTAIFINLFGNEGILLSTIIMTFCILLFCEVLPKTYAIKNPEKFASFSAYFVLFFVKIFSPLTLGIQFIVNLILKLCGLHKDKEVISAADAMRNMITLHRSEGTMLQQDLDMLSSILDLAETEISQIMTHRRNLFSLDINRSKEELIREILTSSHSRIPLWQKEPDDIIGVIHVKGLINALREKNNKAEEVDITQVMSRPWFIPESTPLSVQLHNFRKNRKHFALVVDEYGALQGIVTLEDILEEIVGEISDEHDLITENFIKKMSDNVYYIEGESTIRDINRQLHWNLPSKEATALAGMIVNEIERIPDEGEEFSMYGFRFKILKKDKNIITVVEVQVKTGNTSSSN, encoded by the coding sequence ATGGATTGGTTATTGGTCTTAGTATCATCAGCAATTTTTATTTTGTTAATTTTATCGTTTTTGTTTTCAGGAGCAGAAATAGGCTTAACCTCAATTAGCCGTTCTCGAGTTAATAAGCTAAAGCTAGACGGTAACAAAAGAGCCAGGATAATAGACTGCTTATTAAATAAGAAAGAATTGACAATAGGAACGGTATTGCTCGGCAATACAATTATTAATATTACTTGCTCTGCTTTATTTACAGCAATATTTATCAATCTTTTTGGAAATGAGGGCATTCTCCTATCAACAATTATAATGACATTTTGTATTTTATTATTCTGCGAAGTTCTACCAAAAACTTATGCTATTAAAAATCCTGAAAAATTTGCATCATTTTCTGCTTATTTTGTATTGTTTTTTGTAAAGATTTTTTCTCCATTGACGCTAGGTATTCAATTTATTGTTAACCTCATCCTGAAATTATGTGGGCTGCATAAAGATAAGGAAGTAATATCTGCAGCGGATGCAATGCGTAATATGATTACTCTTCACCGCAGTGAAGGAACTATGTTACAACAGGATTTAGATATGCTAAGCAGCATACTTGATTTGGCTGAGACAGAAATATCACAAATTATGACCCATAGAAGAAATTTATTTTCTCTTGATATAAATCGAAGTAAAGAAGAGTTAATAAGGGAAATTTTAACTAGCAGTCATAGTAGGATACCTTTATGGCAAAAAGAACCAGATGATATTATCGGTGTAATTCACGTGAAGGGTCTAATAAATGCCTTGCGTGAAAAGAATAATAAAGCGGAAGAAGTTGACATTACCCAAGTTATGTCAAGGCCTTGGTTCATACCAGAAAGTACGCCGCTTAGTGTACAACTTCACAATTTCCGTAAGAATAGGAAACACTTTGCACTTGTTGTTGATGAATATGGAGCATTGCAAGGAATTGTAACTCTTGAGGATATATTAGAAGAAATAGTTGGAGAAATTTCCGATGAGCATGATTTGATTACGGAGAATTTTATAAAGAAGATGTCTGACAATGTGTATTATATAGAAGGAGAATCCACGATTAGAGATATTAACAGGCAGTTACACTGGAATCTCCCTAGTAAAGAAGCTACAGCTCTAGCAGGTATGATTGTGAATGAAATAGAGCGCATTCCTGACGAAGGCGAGGAGTTTTCCATGTATGGTTTTCGCTTTAAGATTTTAAAAAAAGATAAAAATATTATTACTGTTGTTGAAGTGCAAGTAAAAACTGGTAATACTAGTAGCAGCAATTAA
- a CDS encoding DUF2312 domain-containing protein, protein MEDTVKITAEELKGYIERIEKLEQEKRDVQDHIRDVYVKAADEGWDIKVMKQIIRLRKMDDDDREEQEILLDTYKRALGMSYEEELSE, encoded by the coding sequence ATGGAAGATACAGTAAAAATAACGGCTGAAGAGTTGAAGGGTTATATAGAGAGAATCGAAAAACTTGAACAAGAAAAGAGGGATGTGCAAGATCACATTCGTGATGTATATGTAAAAGCCGCAGATGAAGGTTGGGATATAAAAGTAATGAAACAAATTATTAGGCTGAGGAAGATGGATGATGATGACAGAGAGGAACAGGAAATATTGCTTGATACCTATAAACGTGCATTGGGAATGAGCTACGAAGAAGAGTTAAGTGAATAG
- a CDS encoding UbiX family flavin prenyltransferase, producing the protein MNSRIVIGISGASGSIYGVRILEVLRNINRSLIPVIRVADTGIQGKRNIDSSVTRCKFGYETHLVISRAGKITLAHEIKEKLEDITSLADFYYSEEKIGEKIASGSFKTSGMIVAPCSMKTMSEIASGVTSNLLTRAADVTLKERRKLILMVRESPLHLGHLQNMLKLTEMGAIIAPPVPAFYIKPKSLDDIVNHSVGKVLDLFDIKLPDFKEWQGSDNYY; encoded by the coding sequence GTGAATAGCAGAATTGTAATCGGAATAAGTGGAGCATCTGGTTCTATTTACGGTGTACGTATTTTAGAGGTGTTAAGAAATATTAATAGATCTCTTATCCCTGTCATCCGAGTAGCTGACACTGGGATCCAGGGAAAAAGAAATATAGATTCCAGCGTCACGCGCTGCAAATTTGGTTATGAAACTCATTTAGTGATAAGTCGTGCTGGAAAAATAACTCTAGCTCATGAGATTAAAGAAAAACTTGAAGATATTACATCACTTGCAGATTTTTACTATTCTGAAGAAAAAATAGGAGAAAAAATAGCAAGTGGCTCATTTAAAACCTCAGGAATGATTGTAGCACCATGCTCTATGAAGACAATGTCTGAAATTGCATCAGGTGTTACTTCCAATCTATTGACAAGGGCTGCAGATGTAACGCTAAAAGAAAGAAGAAAATTAATTCTTATGGTGCGAGAGTCACCACTACATCTTGGGCATTTACAAAATATGTTAAAATTAACGGAGATGGGAGCAATAATTGCTCCACCAGTGCCAGCTTTTTATATTAAACCGAAATCGTTGGATGATATTGTTAATCATTCTGTTGGCAAAGTATTGGATTTATTTGATATCAAATTACCTGACTTTAAGGAGTGGCAAGGAAGTGACAATTATTATTGA
- the folD gene encoding bifunctional methylenetetrahydrofolate dehydrogenase/methenyltetrahydrofolate cyclohydrolase FolD — protein sequence MTIIIDGKKIANDLCERLSQKIDILKREYNIFPCLKVILVGSNPASQVYVRNKQKKAESIGISSETIVLPNNISEDELIEKINELNEDRSVHGILVQLPLPNHISASRVINAVSIEKDVDGFHDENVGRLVKGEKNCLIPCTPKGSLHLIKSIEENLSGKNAVVIGRSNIVGKPMFHLLLQENCTATILHSQSKDLAECCSKADIVVAAVGKPNFVQADWIKKGAIVIDVGINSVNIGELVGDVDFEEIKGRAKAMTPVPGGVGPMTIAFLMMNTVIAACLQKGVDASNFIS from the coding sequence GTGACAATTATTATTGATGGTAAAAAAATAGCAAACGACCTATGTGAGAGGCTATCACAAAAAATTGATATTTTAAAGAGAGAGTATAACATTTTTCCTTGCCTGAAAGTAATTCTCGTGGGCAGCAATCCAGCAAGTCAGGTTTATGTCCGCAACAAACAGAAAAAAGCAGAATCAATAGGCATAAGTTCTGAGACCATTGTTTTGCCTAATAATATTTCAGAAGATGAATTGATTGAAAAAATCAATGAGTTAAATGAAGATCGATCTGTGCATGGCATTTTAGTACAGTTGCCTTTACCAAATCATATTAGTGCAAGCAGAGTAATTAACGCAGTAAGTATTGAAAAAGATGTAGATGGCTTCCACGATGAAAACGTTGGTAGATTAGTTAAAGGTGAAAAAAACTGCCTTATACCTTGCACTCCTAAAGGTTCTTTGCATTTAATTAAATCAATTGAAGAGAACCTTTCCGGTAAAAACGCAGTGGTGATTGGTAGGTCAAATATCGTGGGCAAGCCAATGTTTCACCTATTGCTGCAGGAAAATTGCACTGCTACCATCTTGCACTCACAGAGTAAAGATTTAGCTGAATGTTGCTCTAAAGCGGATATAGTAGTTGCAGCAGTCGGAAAGCCAAATTTTGTTCAAGCAGACTGGATAAAGAAAGGGGCAATAGTGATCGATGTTGGCATAAATAGTGTTAATATAGGAGAGCTTGTAGGTGATGTTGACTTTGAGGAAATAAAAGGGAGAGCCAAAGCTATGACCCCAGTACCCGGGGGCGTTGGCCCAATGACAATTGCATTTCTAATGATGAACACTGTCATTGCTGCTTGCTTGCAGAAGGGAGTTGATGCTTCTAATTTCATTAGTTGA
- a CDS encoding alpha/beta hydrolase, which yields MLNKDINAKGKEMIELKGREICAGGNKKNLIIFLHGWGSSGDNFIHLAKVMSKFLPESYFVAPNAPFEREIGDGYQWFSLEDRSEEALYNGVKNATSIVNHFIDTKLKELNLKDTQLSLVGFSQGAMLAIHTALTRSQSCASVVAYSGRFLSPSKTAPEIKSKPNICVIHGDADDVVPFSSLDLAVKALKENGINVEGHPIHALGHIINEEGIKLGVEFIKKNFKN from the coding sequence GTGTTAAATAAAGATATAAATGCAAAAGGAAAAGAAATGATTGAACTTAAAGGCCGAGAAATTTGTGCAGGCGGAAATAAGAAAAATTTGATTATTTTTTTACATGGTTGGGGCTCAAGTGGCGATAATTTCATTCACCTTGCTAAAGTTATGAGCAAGTTTTTACCCGAGTCATATTTTGTAGCACCCAATGCTCCGTTTGAAAGAGAAATAGGTGATGGTTATCAGTGGTTCAGCTTGGAAGATCGTAGTGAGGAAGCGCTATATAATGGAGTAAAAAATGCTACATCAATTGTAAATCATTTCATTGATACAAAATTAAAGGAGCTTAATTTAAAAGATACGCAACTTTCTTTGGTTGGATTTTCTCAAGGAGCAATGCTTGCAATACATACAGCTCTCACCCGCTCTCAATCCTGTGCATCAGTTGTTGCATACTCTGGTAGGTTTCTTTCACCTTCAAAAACTGCACCAGAGATCAAGTCAAAACCTAACATATGTGTTATCCATGGTGATGCTGACGACGTGGTACCTTTTTCGTCCCTCGACTTAGCGGTTAAAGCTTTGAAAGAAAATGGAATAAATGTTGAAGGGCACCCAATTCATGCATTAGGGCATATTATTAATGAAGAGGGGATAAAATTAGGAGTAGAATTTATCAAGAAGAATTTTAAAAATTAA
- a CDS encoding SDR family oxidoreductase: MHLFCFGYGYVAKFLSKKLLNLGWKVSGTSRSKNIQNVTLFDYEKVNQDLLKSATHILISIPPDGDDVMERYGDCLQNVKWFGYLSATSVYGDYSGNWVNEESETKPIEIRGEKRLRSEKKWLNSKLPVHIFRLAGIYGPGRNVLIDLQLGKAKNVKKEGHFFSRIHVEDISNILFSSMQNIKPGEIYNCADDLPTTQSEVIMCAAKLLNVSPPEPIELPDYAQSFYLGSKKVSNVKIKKDLNVSLIYPNYKVGLESLHVKKTEITSE, encoded by the coding sequence ATGCACTTGTTTTGCTTTGGTTATGGATATGTGGCTAAATTTTTATCGAAAAAACTGCTGAACTTAGGTTGGAAAGTCAGTGGCACATCAAGAAGTAAAAATATACAAAATGTAACCCTTTTTGATTACGAGAAAGTCAACCAAGATCTGCTTAAAAGCGCAACGCACATTTTAATTTCTATCCCTCCAGATGGTGATGATGTTATGGAGAGATATGGTGATTGCCTGCAAAATGTTAAATGGTTTGGTTATTTGTCTGCAACTAGCGTTTATGGTGATTACTCTGGTAATTGGGTGAATGAGGAATCTGAAACAAAACCTATAGAAATCAGAGGAGAAAAGCGCCTTAGATCTGAAAAGAAGTGGCTGAATAGCAAACTGCCTGTACATATTTTTCGTTTAGCTGGAATATACGGTCCTGGTAGGAACGTGTTAATTGACTTGCAGCTTGGCAAAGCAAAAAATGTGAAAAAAGAAGGGCATTTTTTTTCTCGTATTCACGTTGAAGATATATCGAATATTCTATTTTCTTCCATGCAAAACATAAAACCTGGTGAAATATACAATTGTGCAGATGATTTACCCACTACACAATCTGAAGTGATAATGTGTGCAGCCAAACTTCTCAATGTTAGTCCTCCAGAGCCAATTGAGTTACCAGATTATGCACAGAGTTTTTATTTAGGATCAAAAAAAGTAAGTAATGTTAAAATTAAAAAAGATCTTAATGTCTCTCTAATTTATCCTAACTATAAGGTGGGATTAGAGAGTTTGCATGTAAAAAAAACTGAAATCACATCAGAATGA
- a CDS encoding IS481 family transposase → MSTIQTKILKPKLGLLELAKQLGNVSQACKVMGYSRDTFYRFKELYENGGEGALHEISKKKPLLANRVSDNIERTVIGIATEFPAYGQERAANELRKRGIIISQGGVRSVWLRNDLETLKKRLKALETKVAQDGIILTEEQLAALEKMKEQKEAHGEIETQHPGYLGSQDTYYVGNIKGIGRIYQQTFVDTYSRVAMVKLYTDRTAITAEDLLNDRVIPFFDEQKIPLLRILTDRGTEYCGKPENHAYQLYLGIENIDHSRTKANSPQTNGICERFHRTMQDECYNIIFRKKIYNSLEDLQIDVDCWLHSYNDTRPHSGKYCYGKTPMQTFLDSKHIAFQKNISSIKQETDISFNYLNSSVS, encoded by the coding sequence ATGAGTACAATACAAACAAAAATACTAAAACCAAAGCTAGGGTTATTAGAACTAGCAAAACAACTAGGAAATGTATCTCAAGCATGTAAAGTGATGGGATACTCAAGAGATACATTTTATCGATTTAAGGAGTTATATGAAAATGGAGGAGAGGGAGCATTACATGAAATAAGTAAGAAAAAACCGCTATTAGCGAACAGAGTTTCCGATAATATAGAAAGAACAGTGATTGGTATAGCAACAGAATTTCCAGCATATGGGCAAGAAAGAGCTGCAAATGAACTGAGAAAAAGAGGTATAATAATTTCTCAGGGAGGAGTAAGGTCTGTATGGCTAAGAAATGACCTTGAAACTCTCAAAAAGAGACTTAAAGCACTAGAGACAAAAGTAGCTCAAGACGGAATCATTTTAACTGAAGAACAACTTGCAGCTTTAGAAAAAATGAAAGAACAAAAGGAAGCTCATGGTGAAATTGAGACGCAACATCCAGGTTATTTGGGTTCTCAAGATACCTATTATGTGGGCAATATCAAAGGTATAGGGCGAATTTATCAGCAGACTTTTGTTGACACTTATTCCAGGGTTGCAATGGTTAAACTTTACACGGACAGAACAGCTATTACAGCTGAAGATCTTCTCAATGATAGGGTTATTCCATTTTTTGATGAGCAGAAAATTCCATTATTACGCATTCTAACTGATAGGGGTACGGAATATTGTGGCAAGCCAGAAAATCACGCTTATCAGCTATATTTGGGAATCGAAAATATCGACCATTCTAGAACCAAAGCCAACTCTCCACAAACTAATGGCATATGTGAAAGATTTCATAGAACTATGCAAGATGAGTGTTACAATATTATCTTTAGAAAGAAAATCTACAATTCTTTGGAAGATCTACAGATTGATGTTGATTGTTGGTTGCATTCTTATAATGATACAAGACCTCACTCTGGTAAGTACTGCTATGGAAAAACACCTATGCAGACTTTTCTTGATAGCAAACATATTGCTTTTCAGAAAAATATTAGTAGCATTAAACAAGAGACTGATATTAGTTTTAACTACCTCAATTCTTCTGTCAGTTAA
- the carB gene encoding carbamoyl-phosphate synthase large subunit produces MPKRTDIESILVIGAGPIVIGQACEFDYSGTQSCKVLKSEGYKVILVNSNPATIMTDPEFSDATYIEPVLPEIIEKIIIKEMPNAILPTMGGQTALNCAIKLADDGVLDKYNVELIGVNREAIKKAEDRELFRQSMDRIGLKYPKSIIIKNQEQIRKALDYIGLPAIIRSSFTLGGAGSGIAYNKEEFFNIAESALKISPINEVQIDESIIGWKEYEMEVIRDCKDNCIIVCSIENIDPMGVHTGDSITVAPALTLRDVEYQQMRNASIAVLREIDVSAGGANVQFAVNPKEDGSLVVIEMNPRVSRSSALASKATGYPIAKVVTKLAIGYSLDEIRNDCAPVIPAAFEPVIDYIVTKISRFEFEKFKGTNCELSTSMKSVGEVMSIGRTFNESLQKAFRSLETGLTGLDEVFSEDTDVKSQLAKLLPNRLLIAADAMRHGISIEEINSITGYDLWFLQNIQQIILAEQKIKENGLPETAYEMLELKKMGFSDARLAKLSNKKVEQIEEIRKKFGINPVYKRVDTCAAEFESSTAYMYGCYEGDVENKTECEANISDRKKVVILGSGPNRIGQGIEFDYACVHAASAAKEMGYETIMINCNPETVSTDYDTADRLYFAPLIAEDVLEILSKEQENGTLVGVIVQIGGQTPLKLAKVLNERVFKILGTSFDSIDLAEDRMRFKNLALQLNLKQPESSICHSVKEALTNAEKVGFPLVVRPSYVLGGQSMSIRHDTQSFKEYVLNQTKIFEHGSLLLDKFLVNAVEVDVDAVCDGKKVFIAAVMEHIEEAGIHSGDSTCSIPTNTLSDEVIKEIELQTERIALALKVKGLINIQFAVQESDVYILEVNLRASRTVPFISKVINIPVAKLATQVILGKNLNQENKPFNHFAVKAAVFPFTRFAGVDTLLGPEMKSTGEVMGIDLSFEAALAKVHMAAGYKLPTEGTALVSVKDDDKEYILPVVRMLKELSFEIYATKGTALYLNNNGIAAKAVNKVREGRPHIVDMLKDGKINLVINTSKGVKSASDSKDIRRTAILQNIAYSTTASGSKALVLAIQYVKNSKLEVKSLQQIQNV; encoded by the coding sequence ATGCCAAAACGTACAGATATAGAATCTATATTAGTAATAGGAGCAGGCCCAATAGTTATAGGTCAGGCATGCGAGTTTGATTATTCCGGAACGCAAAGCTGTAAAGTATTAAAAAGTGAAGGTTATAAAGTCATTTTGGTTAACTCCAATCCTGCAACTATAATGACAGATCCTGAATTCTCTGATGCAACTTATATTGAGCCGGTACTGCCTGAAATCATAGAGAAAATTATAATTAAGGAGATGCCAAATGCAATATTGCCAACAATGGGCGGGCAAACAGCACTTAATTGTGCAATAAAACTTGCAGATGATGGAGTGTTAGACAAATACAATGTAGAATTAATAGGGGTAAATAGAGAAGCAATAAAAAAAGCAGAGGATAGAGAGTTATTCCGCCAATCCATGGATAGAATAGGACTGAAATACCCCAAAAGTATCATTATAAAAAATCAAGAACAAATAAGAAAGGCTTTGGATTACATTGGATTACCAGCAATCATCCGCTCATCATTCACCCTTGGTGGTGCAGGTAGCGGCATAGCATACAATAAAGAGGAGTTTTTTAATATTGCAGAAAGTGCTCTCAAAATTTCGCCAATAAATGAAGTTCAGATAGATGAATCAATTATCGGCTGGAAAGAATATGAAATGGAAGTTATCCGTGATTGTAAAGATAACTGCATAATAGTCTGTTCGATAGAAAATATTGATCCAATGGGAGTGCACACTGGGGATAGTATCACGGTTGCTCCTGCTTTGACTCTGCGTGACGTAGAATACCAACAGATGAGAAATGCATCTATAGCAGTGCTAAGAGAAATTGATGTTAGTGCCGGTGGTGCAAATGTGCAGTTTGCAGTGAATCCTAAAGAAGATGGAAGCCTCGTTGTGATTGAAATGAATCCAAGGGTTTCTCGCTCTTCTGCACTTGCTTCAAAAGCAACAGGTTATCCTATTGCAAAAGTTGTAACTAAACTTGCTATCGGCTATTCACTCGATGAGATACGTAATGATTGCGCTCCAGTTATACCTGCTGCATTTGAACCAGTGATTGATTATATCGTCACTAAAATTTCTCGTTTTGAATTTGAGAAGTTTAAGGGGACGAATTGTGAACTATCAACTTCCATGAAATCAGTGGGGGAAGTGATGTCTATAGGCCGCACTTTTAATGAGTCACTACAGAAAGCTTTCCGTTCACTTGAAACTGGTCTTACAGGACTTGATGAAGTGTTTTCTGAAGACACAGATGTTAAATCTCAATTAGCAAAATTGCTGCCAAACAGATTACTGATTGCTGCTGACGCAATGCGTCATGGAATAAGCATAGAAGAAATAAATTCGATTACAGGATATGACTTATGGTTTTTGCAGAATATACAGCAAATTATATTAGCTGAACAAAAAATCAAGGAAAATGGCCTTCCTGAAACTGCATATGAAATGTTAGAGCTGAAAAAAATGGGGTTTTCAGATGCAAGATTGGCAAAATTAAGCAATAAGAAAGTAGAGCAAATTGAAGAAATAAGAAAAAAATTTGGCATTAATCCAGTTTATAAACGCGTAGACACCTGTGCAGCTGAATTTGAATCGAGCACTGCTTATATGTATGGCTGCTATGAGGGTGATGTTGAAAATAAAACGGAATGTGAGGCGAATATTTCGGATCGAAAAAAAGTTGTCATTTTAGGAAGTGGTCCAAACCGCATTGGTCAGGGTATTGAGTTTGATTATGCATGCGTACATGCAGCTTCTGCCGCCAAAGAAATGGGGTATGAAACAATAATGATTAACTGTAATCCAGAAACCGTTTCAACTGATTATGATACCGCTGATCGTTTATATTTCGCGCCACTCATTGCAGAGGATGTGCTTGAAATACTAAGCAAAGAGCAAGAAAATGGCACACTGGTTGGTGTAATAGTTCAAATCGGCGGGCAAACGCCTTTAAAGTTAGCCAAAGTGCTTAACGAGAGAGTTTTCAAAATTCTGGGAACTTCGTTTGATTCTATTGACCTTGCAGAAGATCGCATGAGATTTAAAAACCTTGCTTTGCAACTTAATTTAAAACAACCTGAAAGTTCTATCTGCCATTCAGTAAAAGAAGCGTTAACCAACGCAGAAAAGGTGGGGTTTCCACTAGTAGTCAGGCCATCATATGTCCTCGGCGGTCAGTCTATGTCGATTAGACACGATACTCAGAGCTTTAAAGAGTATGTCTTGAACCAAACCAAAATTTTTGAACACGGGTCACTGCTTCTTGATAAATTTTTAGTCAATGCAGTTGAGGTTGACGTTGATGCTGTATGTGATGGGAAAAAAGTTTTCATTGCAGCGGTCATGGAGCACATTGAAGAAGCTGGTATCCACTCTGGCGATTCAACATGCTCAATACCGACAAATACATTGAGTGACGAAGTAATAAAAGAGATCGAGCTCCAAACTGAAAGAATAGCATTAGCATTAAAAGTGAAAGGTCTGATAAACATTCAGTTTGCTGTTCAAGAGAGTGATGTATACATACTTGAAGTGAATTTAAGGGCTAGCCGTACAGTTCCTTTCATTTCCAAGGTAATCAACATTCCTGTTGCAAAGCTTGCCACTCAGGTTATTTTGGGTAAAAATTTGAATCAGGAAAACAAGCCTTTCAATCATTTTGCAGTTAAAGCTGCTGTTTTTCCATTTACCCGCTTTGCAGGAGTTGATACTTTACTTGGTCCTGAAATGAAATCAACAGGAGAAGTGATGGGAATTGACTTATCTTTCGAAGCTGCACTTGCAAAAGTGCACATGGCTGCAGGATACAAGTTACCAACAGAAGGAACAGCTCTGGTTTCAGTAAAAGATGATGATAAAGAGTATATATTGCCTGTTGTACGAATGTTGAAAGAACTGAGTTTTGAAATATATGCCACCAAAGGCACAGCTTTGTATCTGAACAATAACGGCATTGCTGCAAAAGCTGTAAATAAAGTGAGAGAAGGCAGACCCCACATAGTTGATATGCTCAAAGATGGAAAAATAAATCTAGTAATCAATACTTCAAAAGGCGTGAAATCAGCCTCAGATAGCAAAGACATCAGGAGAACTGCTATTTTGCAAAATATAGCTTATAGCACCACAGCTTCTGGGAGTAAAGCGTTAGTGCTTGCAATTCAATATGTAAAGAATAGCAAATTGGAAGTGAAATCATTACAGCAGATACAAAACGTTTAA